In Botrytis cinerea B05.10 chromosome 6, complete sequence, the following proteins share a genomic window:
- the Bclip2 gene encoding Bclip2 yields MIPLPPPSIRSNSIRHIHLSGVTPFHIAQTIQSTLVSRLLEYKKEASAQQHADPKPPAPIPTVLTFQPTPVYTTGRRELQTPLSETLLKSLREPLIPVSTTHLPTIRKPFTTSDKTQQIADVVQTPRGGLITFHGPGQLVIYPIVDLLAFRNIGAKCYVNLLEESTIRLLHKMGLEILGRTENPGVWLNEGEKLASLGVHLRRNVSSYGVGLNMIMERGWWDRINACGLDGKKIVSIDEQMSDAETQGFKEHEESRWPAYKAMLKDGAAVAQTWVAEFAAGLGRLDRGEKCEESKTASENNIKARPDEKSKPGDTNGVHWTSWEDMPESVKKLIPFDIRGGNELNISTGGGYVEYRPWRE; encoded by the exons ATGATTCCTCTACCCCCTCCCTCAATCCGGAGCAATTCCATCCGCCACATTCATCTCAGCGGCGTCACCCCCTTCCACATTGCTCAAACCATTCAATCCACGCTCGTATCCAGACTGCTCGAATATAAGAAAG AAGCCTCAGCTCAGCAACATGCCGACCCCAAACCTCCCGCGCCAATCCCCACAGTCCTCACATTCCAACCGACTCCCGTCTACACCACCGGGCGACGCGAGCTCCAAACTCCTCTTTCCGAAACTCTCCTCAAATCTCTTCGCGAGCCATTAATCCCCGTTTCGACCACTCATCTACCAACCATCCGCAAACCATTCACCACCTCTGACAAAACGCAGCAAATAGCCGACGTGGTGCAAACGCCTCGCGGCGGTCTCATAACATTCCACGGTCCCGGCCAACTAGTCATCTATCCCATCGTTGACCTACTAGCTTTCCGTAACATAGGCGCAAAATGTTACGTGAACCTTCTAGAAGAATCGACCATCCGACTGCTCCACAAAATGGGCTTGGAGATTCTCGGAAGAACAGAGAATCCAGGGGTATGGCTGAACGAAGGCGAGAAGCTAGCAAGTTTAGGAGTGCACCTGAGGAGAAACGTAAGTAGTTACGGGGTTGGACTCAACATGATCATGGAGAGAGGATGGTGGGACCGAATCAACGCATGCGGGCTCGACGGCAAAAAAATCGTGAGTATCGATGAACAAATGTCCGATGCGGAAACGCAGGGTTTCAAGGAACACGAAGAGAGCAGATGGCCCGCATACAAAGCCATGTTGAAAGACGGAGCCGCGGTCGCACAAACATGGGTCGCCGAATTTGCCGCAGGACTAGGACGACTAGACCGAGGCGAGAAGTGCGAGGAGAGTAAAACGGCAAGcgaaaataatatcaaagcTAGACCCGACGAGAAGAGCAAGCCGGGCGATACCAACGGGGTACATTGGACGAGCTGGGAAGACATGCCAGAATCGGTAAAGAAATTAATCCCATTCGATATCCGCGGAGGAAACGAATTGAACATAAGCACCGGTGGGGGATATGTAGAATACCGACCGTGGAGAGAGTAG